One window of the Populus trichocarpa isolate Nisqually-1 chromosome 9, P.trichocarpa_v4.1, whole genome shotgun sequence genome contains the following:
- the LOC7490046 gene encoding polyadenylate-binding protein 8: MAQVQVPAQPQNVNGGANNPNFVTTSLYVGDLEANVTDSQLYDLFNQVGQVVSVRVCRDLTSRRSLGYGYVNYSNPQDAARALEVLNFTPVNGSPIRVMYSHRDPSVRKSGAGNIFIKNLDKAIDHKALHDTFSVFGNILSCKVATDPSGQSKGYGFVQFDSEEAAQKAIEKLNGMLLNDKQVYVGPFLRKQERDTATDKTRFNNVFVKNLSETTAEEDLNKAFGEFGTITSVVVMRDGDGKSRCFGFVNFENADDAAKAAEALNGKKFDDKEWFVGKAQKKYEREVELKQRFEQSMKEAADKFQGANLYIKNLDDSIGDEKIKELFSPFGTITSCKVMRDPNGISRGSGFVAFSTPEEASRALLEMNGKMVASKPLYVALAQRKEDRRARLQAQFSQMRPVAMAPSVGRMPMYPPTGPGLGQQIFYGQGPPAIMPPQPGFGYQQQLVPGMRPGGAPMPNFFVPMVQQGQQGQRPGGRRAGTGQQSQQPVQLMQQQMLPRGRVYRYPPGRGLPDVPMTGVAGGMLSVPYDMGGMPMRDAALSQPIPIGALATALANATPDQQRTMLGENLYPLVEQLEPEAAAKVTGMLLEMDQTEVLHLLESPEALKSKVNEAMEVLRTVQQQATGTADQLASLSLNDNLGP, encoded by the exons aTGGCACAGGTTCAAGTACCGGCGCAGCCACAGAATGTGAATGGAGGGGCTAATAACCCAAATTTTGTAACGACATCGCTTTATGTGGGTGATTTGGAAGCGAATGTGACTGATTCCCAGTTGTATGATCTGTTTAATCAAGTGGGTCAAGTGGTTTCCGTCAGGGTTTGCAGGGACCTGACGAGCCGCAGGTCCCTTGGTTATGGTTATGTTAACTACAGCAATCCTCAAgatg CTGCAAGGGCATTGGAAGTGCTGAATTTCACTCCAGTGAATGGAAGTCCAATCAGGGTTATGTATTCCCATCGTGACCCGAGTGTTCGCAAAAGTGGGGcaggaaatatatttattaag AATTTGGACAAGGCAATTGACCACAAAGCACTGCATGACACATTTTCAGTATTTGGGAACATTCTCTCTTGCAAGGTTGCTACTGACCCCTCTGGCCAGTCAAAAGGCTATGGGTTTGTGCAGTTTGACAGCGAGGAAGCTGCTCAAAAAGCGATTGAGAAACTGAATGGCATGCTGTTGAATGATAAGCAAGTTTACGTGGGACCTTTCCTTCGCAAGCAGGAAAGGGATACTGCCACTGACAAGACAAGattcaacaatgtttttgtgaaGAATCTATCCGAAACGACAGCTGAGGAGGATTTGAACAAAGCTTTTGGTGAATTTGGAACTATCACCAGTGTTGTGGTGATGAGGGATGGTGATGGAAAGTCTAGGTGCTTTGGATTTGTGAACTTTGAGAATGCAGATGATGCTGCTAAAGCAGCGGAGGCTCTTAATGGAAAGAAATTTGATGACAAGGAATGGTTTGTTGGGAAAGCtcagaaaaaatatgaaagggaAGTCGAGTTAAAACAACGGTTTGAGCAGAGCATGAAGGAAGCAGCTGACAAATTTCAGGGTGCAAATTTGtacattaaaaatttagatgATAGCATAGGTGATGAGAAAATTAAGGAGCTGTTTTCTCCATTTGGTACAATCACGTCTTGCAAG GTTATGCGAGACCCGAATGGAATAAGCAGAGGATCAGGGTTTGTTGCATTCTCAACTCCTGAAGAGGCATCAAGAGCT CTATTGGAGATGAACGGGAAAATGGTTGCTAGCAAACCTCTATATGTTGCCCTTGCACAAAGAAAGGAAGATAGAAGAGCCAGGTTGCAG GCTCAGTTTTCTCAAATGCGACCAGTTGCAATGGCACCTTCAGTTGGTCGTATGCCAATGTACCCCCCTACTGGTCCCGGTCTTGGACAACAAATATTCTATGGACAAGGCCCACCTGCTATCATGCCACCCCAG CCTGGATTTGGGTATCAACAACAGCTAGTGCCTGGTATGAGGCCTGGAGGGGCTCCTATGCCAAATTTCTTTGTGCCAATGGTTCAGCAGGGGCAGCAAGGTCAGCGTCCTGGTGGTCGACGGGCAGGTACTGGCCAGCAATCCCAGCAGCCAGTCCAGCTAATGCAGCAGCAG ATGCTTCCTAGGGGACGTGTCTATCGCTACCCTCCAGGACGTGGATTGCCTGATGTTCCAATGACTGGTGTTGCTGGAGGCATGCTTTCTGTTCCATATGACATGGGTGGTATGCCAATGCGTGATGCAGCGCTGTCCCAGCCAATTCCCATAGGGGCTTTGGCTACTGCACTTGCAAATGCTACTCCAGATCAGCAGAGAACG ATGCTGGGAGAAAATCTGTACCCTCTTGTGGAGCAGCTGGAACCTGAAGCCGCAGCTAAAGTGACAGGCATGCTTCTGGAGATGGATCAGACTGAGGTTCTGCACTTGCTTGAGTCACCAGAAGCTCTCAAATCAAAGGTTAATGAGGCGATGGAGGTTCTAAGGACTGTTCAGCAGCAGGCCACTGGCACAGCTGATCAACTAGCCTCATTGTCACTGAACGACAACCTTGGGCCCTAG
- the LOC7457544 gene encoding probable E3 ubiquitin ligase SUD1 isoform X2 encodes MEIDSAVEQPPPQQPITSATATDGVNQTQSPSGSMGKEESDGVKTVSLLSAARFDDDEEEEDVCRICRNPGDAENPLRYPCACSGSIKFVHQDCLLQWLNHSNARQCEVCKHPFSFSPVYAENAPARLPFQEFVVGMTMKTCHVLQFFLRLSFVLSVWLLIIPFITFWIWRLAFVRSLGEAQRLFLSHISTTVILTDCLHGFLLSASIVFIFLGATSLRDYFRHLRELGGQDAEREDEGDRNGARAARRPPGQANRNVAGEVNAEDAGGAQGIAGAGQIIRRNAENVAARWEMQAARLEAHVEQMFDGLDDADGAEDVPFDELVGMQGPVFHLVENAFTVLASNMIFLGVVIFVPFSLGRIILYYISWLFSSASVPVLSTVMPLTDTALSLANITLKNALTAVENLTSEGEDGGGVLGQVADMLNVNASGLNEVSNNISSSLSADILKGASVGTSRLSDVTTLAIGYMFIFSLVFFYLGGVALIRYTKGEPLTMGRFYGIASIAETIPSLFRQFLAATRHLMTMIKVAFLLVIELGVFPLMCGWWLDICTIRMFGKSMAQRVQFFSISPLASSLVHWVVGIVYMLQISIFVSLLRGVLRHGVLYFLRDPADPNYNPFRDLIDDPVHKHARRVLLSVAVYGSLIVMLVFLPVKLAMRMAPSIFPLDISVSDPFTEIPADMLLFQICIPFAIEHFKLRTTIKSLLRYWFTAVGWALGLTDFLLAGAEDNGGQDNGNVEQGRQDRLQAAQQGGQDRALVALAAADDQNSSTLAAGTSAEEDEIDEQSDSEYSFVLRIVLLLVVAWMTLLMFNSTLIVVPISLGRALFNAIPLLPITHGIKCNDLYAFVIGSYVIWTALAGARYSIEQIRTKRATVLFRQIWKWCSIVLKSSALLSIWIFVIPVLIGLLFELLVIVPMRVPVDESPVFLLYQDWALGLIFLKIWTRLVMLDQMMPLVDESWRIKFERVREDGFSRLQGLWVLQEIVFPIIMKLLTALCVPYVLSRGVFPVLGYPLAVNSAVYRFAWLGCLCFSLLCFCGKRFHVWFTNLHNSIRDDRYLIGRRLHNYGEYKEKQQNEAGTSSEAQISNSQGTGLIGEVDVGGIRLRRAIRDEA; translated from the exons ATGGAGATCGACTCCGCGGTGGaacaaccaccaccacaacaGCCGATCACCTCCGCAACGGCCACCGACGGCGTAAACCAGACGCAGTCTCCATCGGGTTCGATGGGGAAAGAGGAGAGTGACGGAGTAAAGACGGTGTCGTTGTTGTCGGCGGCGAGGTTCGATGACGACGAGGAAGAGGAGGATGTTTGCAGGATCTGTAGAAATCCAGGAGATGCGGAGAATCCGTTACGGTATCCTTGCGCATGTAGTGGAAGTATTAAGTTTGTTCATCAGGATTGTCTCCTTCAGTGGCTTAATCATAGTAATGCTCGCCAGTGCGAG GTTTGCAaacatcctttttctttctctcctgtTTATGCTGAGAATGCCCCAGCTAGGCTTCCTTTTCAGGAGTTTGTAGTAGGGATGACAATGAAGACTTGTCATGTTCTACAATTCTTTTTGCGTCTTAGTTTTGTGCTTTCAGTTTGGCTTCTAATTATACCCTTTATTACGTTTTGGATATGGCGCTTGGCTTTTGTGAGGAGTTTAGGTGAAGCCCAGAGGTTATTCTTAAGTCACATCTCCACTACTGTTATTCTTACTGATTGTCTGCATGGGTTCCTGCTTTCTGCGagtattgttttcatttttcttggcGCCACTTCTCTAAGAGATTACTTCAGGCATTTAAGAGAGCTTGGAGGACAGGATGCTGAGAGAGAAGATGAAGGAGACAGAAACGGTGCCCGTGCTGCAAGACGACCACCAGGACAGGCTAATAGAAATGTTGCTGGTGAGGTAAATGCTGAAGATGCTGGTGGAGCACAAGGAATTGCTGGGGCTGGTCAAATAATCCGAAGGAATGCAGAGAATGTTGCTGCTCGATGGGAGATGCAGGCAGCTCGTCTCGAGGCTCATGTTGAACAGATGTTTGATGGTTTAGATGATGCTGATGGTGCAGAGGATGTGCCCTTTGATGAGCTCGTTGGCATGCAGGGTCCTGTTTTTCATTTAGTTGAAAATGCATTTACT GTTTTGGCTAGCAATATGATATTCCTCGGTGTTGTAATCTTTGTGCCATTTTCTCTGGGACGGATTATCCTGTACTACATATCATGGCTTTTCTCTTCTGCAAGTGTTCCTGTGCTGTCAACAGTTATGCCACTTACAGATACTGCTCTCTCTTTAGCAAATATCACCTTGAAGAATGCATTAACTGCTGTTGAAAATTTGACATCTGAAGGTGAAGATGGTGGTGGAGTTCTTGGTCAGGTTGCGGACATGTTGAATGTAAATGCCAGTGGACTAAATGAAGTCTCAAATAACATAAGCAGTTCACTTTCTGCAGATATCTTAAAAGGGGCAAGTGTTGGCACGTCACGGCTTTCTGATGTCACGACTCTTGCTATTGGATACATGTTTATATTCTCTCTAGTCTTCTTCTATCTTGGTGGTGTTGCTTTAATTCGGTACACTAAGGGTGAACCTTTGACCATGGGGAGGTTTTACGGTATCGCTTCTATAGCAGAGACAATTCCATCCCTCTTCAGGCAGTTCTTGGCAGCAACGAGACATTTGATGACCATGATTAAGGTTGCCTTCCTTCTAGTTATTGAACTCGGGGTGTTCCCTTTGATGTGTGGATGGTGGCTGGATATTTGTACAATAAGGATGTTTGGAAAGTCTATGGCTCAAAGAGTTCAGTTCTTCTCAATTTCTCCTTTAGCAAGCTCGTTAGTTCATTGGGTTGTAGGAATTGTTTACATGCTACAAATCAGCATCTTCGTGAGCCTTCTTCGTGGG GTTTTGCGCCATGGTGTGTTGTATTTTCTTCGAGATCCAGCAGATCCTAACTACAACCCATTCCGTGATCTAATTGATGATCCTGTGCACAAGCATGCTCGCAGAGTTTTACTGTCTGTTGCAGTTTATGGAAGTCTAATTGTGATGCTTGTATTCTTACCTGTTAAACTTGCTATGAGAATGGCACCTTCCATTTTTCCACTGGACATTTC GGTATCCGACCCATTTACTGAAATTCCAGCTGACATGCTTCTCTTTCAAATCTGCATCCCGTTTGCCATTGAGCATTTTAAGTTGCGGACCACAATCAAGTCCCTTCTCCGCTACTGGTTTACAGCAGTAGGCTGGGCACTTGGCTTAACAGATTTCTTACTGGCTGGAGCTGAGGACAATGGTGGTCAAGACAATGGAAATGTGGAGCAAGGAAGGCAGGATAGACTACAGGCTGCACAACAAGGTGGACAAGACAGGGCCCTAGTGGCTCTTGCAGCTGCAGATGACCAAAACAGTTCCACTCTTGCAGCCGGAACTTCTGCAGAGGAGGATGAGATTGATGAGCAATCTGATTCAGA GTACAGCTTTGTTCTACGGATTGTCCTCTTGCTGGTGGTAGCATGGATGACTCTACTTATGTTCAACTCCACGTTGATAGTTGTTCCAATATCACTTGGGCGTGCACTTTTCAATGCCATTCCTCTTCTGCCAATAACTCATGGCATCAAGTGCAATG ATCTATATGCTTTTGTAATTGGAAGTTACGTCATTTGGACTGCTTTAGCTGGAGCAAGATACTCCATTGAGCAAATTAGAACAAAGAGGGCAACAGTTTTGTTTAGGCAAATCTGGAAGTGGTGCAGCATTGTTCTCAAGAGCTCGGCTCTATTGTCAATATGG ATTTTTGTTATTCCAGTATTGATTGGGCTGCTCTTCGAGCTTTTGGTAATTGTGCCTATGCGGGTGCCTGTAGATGAAAGCCCTGTTTTCCTTCTGTATCAAGATTGGGCATTAGGGCTCATCTTTCTCAAGATATGGACTCGGCTG GTAATGTTGGACCAGATGATGCCGCTGGTGGATGAAAGTTGGAGAATAAAATTCGAAAGGGTGAGAGAAGATGGTTTCTCAAGGCTGCAAGGCCTTTGGGTCCTGCAGGAGATTGTTTTCCCAATAATAATGAAGCTGCTAACAGCCTTGTGTGTACCTTATGTCTTATCAAGAGGAGTATTTCCTGTTCTTGGGTACCCATTAGCAGTAAACTCAGCAGTGTACCGATTTGCATGGCTGGGATGCCTCTGCTTCAGCCTGTTGTGCTTTTGTGGCAAGAGATTTCATGTCTGGTTCACCAACCTTCACAATTCCATTCGTGATGATCGCTATCTCATTGGTCGCAGGCTTCATAACTATGGAGAGTATAaagagaagcagcaaaatgagGCAGGGACTTCCTCAGAAGCACAGATTTCAAATTCTCAGGGCACGGGTTTGATTGGAGAAGTTGATGTAGGAGGAATAAGATTAAGACGTGCTATTCGAGATGAAGCTTAA
- the LOC7457544 gene encoding probable E3 ubiquitin ligase SUD1 isoform X1: protein MEIDSAVEQPPPQQPITSATATDGVNQTQSPSGSMGKEESDGVKTVSLLSAARFDDDEEEEDVCRICRNPGDAENPLRYPCACSGSIKFVHQDCLLQWLNHSNARQCEVCKHPFSFSPVYAENAPARLPFQEFVVGMTMKTCHVLQFFLRLSFVLSVWLLIIPFITFWIWRLAFVRSLGEAQRLFLSHISTTVILTDCLHGFLLSASIVFIFLGATSLRDYFRHLRELGGQDAEREDEGDRNGARAARRPPGQANRNVAGEVNAEDAGGAQGIAGAGQIIRRNAENVAARWEMQAARLEAHVEQMFDGLDDADGAEDVPFDELVGMQGPVFHLVENAFTVLASNMIFLGVVIFVPFSLGRIILYYISWLFSSASVPVLSTVMPLTDTALSLANITLKNALTAVENLTSEGEDGGGVLGQVADMLNVNASGLNEVSNNISSSLSADILKGASVGTSRLSDVTTLAIGYMFIFSLVFFYLGGVALIRYTKGEPLTMGRFYGIASIAETIPSLFRQFLAATRHLMTMIKVAFLLVIELGVFPLMCGWWLDICTIRMFGKSMAQRVQFFSISPLASSLVHWVVGIVYMLQISIFVSLLRGVLRHGVLYFLRDPADPNYNPFRDLIDDPVHKHARRVLLSVAVYGSLIVMLVFLPVKLAMRMAPSIFPLDISVSDPFTEIPADMLLFQICIPFAIEHFKLRTTIKSLLRYWFTAVGWALGLTDFLLAGAEDNGGQDNGNVEQGRQDRLQAAQQGGQDRALVALAAADDQNSSTLAAGTSAEEDEIDEQSDSDRYSFVLRIVLLLVVAWMTLLMFNSTLIVVPISLGRALFNAIPLLPITHGIKCNDLYAFVIGSYVIWTALAGARYSIEQIRTKRATVLFRQIWKWCSIVLKSSALLSIWIFVIPVLIGLLFELLVIVPMRVPVDESPVFLLYQDWALGLIFLKIWTRLVMLDQMMPLVDESWRIKFERVREDGFSRLQGLWVLQEIVFPIIMKLLTALCVPYVLSRGVFPVLGYPLAVNSAVYRFAWLGCLCFSLLCFCGKRFHVWFTNLHNSIRDDRYLIGRRLHNYGEYKEKQQNEAGTSSEAQISNSQGTGLIGEVDVGGIRLRRAIRDEA, encoded by the exons ATGGAGATCGACTCCGCGGTGGaacaaccaccaccacaacaGCCGATCACCTCCGCAACGGCCACCGACGGCGTAAACCAGACGCAGTCTCCATCGGGTTCGATGGGGAAAGAGGAGAGTGACGGAGTAAAGACGGTGTCGTTGTTGTCGGCGGCGAGGTTCGATGACGACGAGGAAGAGGAGGATGTTTGCAGGATCTGTAGAAATCCAGGAGATGCGGAGAATCCGTTACGGTATCCTTGCGCATGTAGTGGAAGTATTAAGTTTGTTCATCAGGATTGTCTCCTTCAGTGGCTTAATCATAGTAATGCTCGCCAGTGCGAG GTTTGCAaacatcctttttctttctctcctgtTTATGCTGAGAATGCCCCAGCTAGGCTTCCTTTTCAGGAGTTTGTAGTAGGGATGACAATGAAGACTTGTCATGTTCTACAATTCTTTTTGCGTCTTAGTTTTGTGCTTTCAGTTTGGCTTCTAATTATACCCTTTATTACGTTTTGGATATGGCGCTTGGCTTTTGTGAGGAGTTTAGGTGAAGCCCAGAGGTTATTCTTAAGTCACATCTCCACTACTGTTATTCTTACTGATTGTCTGCATGGGTTCCTGCTTTCTGCGagtattgttttcatttttcttggcGCCACTTCTCTAAGAGATTACTTCAGGCATTTAAGAGAGCTTGGAGGACAGGATGCTGAGAGAGAAGATGAAGGAGACAGAAACGGTGCCCGTGCTGCAAGACGACCACCAGGACAGGCTAATAGAAATGTTGCTGGTGAGGTAAATGCTGAAGATGCTGGTGGAGCACAAGGAATTGCTGGGGCTGGTCAAATAATCCGAAGGAATGCAGAGAATGTTGCTGCTCGATGGGAGATGCAGGCAGCTCGTCTCGAGGCTCATGTTGAACAGATGTTTGATGGTTTAGATGATGCTGATGGTGCAGAGGATGTGCCCTTTGATGAGCTCGTTGGCATGCAGGGTCCTGTTTTTCATTTAGTTGAAAATGCATTTACT GTTTTGGCTAGCAATATGATATTCCTCGGTGTTGTAATCTTTGTGCCATTTTCTCTGGGACGGATTATCCTGTACTACATATCATGGCTTTTCTCTTCTGCAAGTGTTCCTGTGCTGTCAACAGTTATGCCACTTACAGATACTGCTCTCTCTTTAGCAAATATCACCTTGAAGAATGCATTAACTGCTGTTGAAAATTTGACATCTGAAGGTGAAGATGGTGGTGGAGTTCTTGGTCAGGTTGCGGACATGTTGAATGTAAATGCCAGTGGACTAAATGAAGTCTCAAATAACATAAGCAGTTCACTTTCTGCAGATATCTTAAAAGGGGCAAGTGTTGGCACGTCACGGCTTTCTGATGTCACGACTCTTGCTATTGGATACATGTTTATATTCTCTCTAGTCTTCTTCTATCTTGGTGGTGTTGCTTTAATTCGGTACACTAAGGGTGAACCTTTGACCATGGGGAGGTTTTACGGTATCGCTTCTATAGCAGAGACAATTCCATCCCTCTTCAGGCAGTTCTTGGCAGCAACGAGACATTTGATGACCATGATTAAGGTTGCCTTCCTTCTAGTTATTGAACTCGGGGTGTTCCCTTTGATGTGTGGATGGTGGCTGGATATTTGTACAATAAGGATGTTTGGAAAGTCTATGGCTCAAAGAGTTCAGTTCTTCTCAATTTCTCCTTTAGCAAGCTCGTTAGTTCATTGGGTTGTAGGAATTGTTTACATGCTACAAATCAGCATCTTCGTGAGCCTTCTTCGTGGG GTTTTGCGCCATGGTGTGTTGTATTTTCTTCGAGATCCAGCAGATCCTAACTACAACCCATTCCGTGATCTAATTGATGATCCTGTGCACAAGCATGCTCGCAGAGTTTTACTGTCTGTTGCAGTTTATGGAAGTCTAATTGTGATGCTTGTATTCTTACCTGTTAAACTTGCTATGAGAATGGCACCTTCCATTTTTCCACTGGACATTTC GGTATCCGACCCATTTACTGAAATTCCAGCTGACATGCTTCTCTTTCAAATCTGCATCCCGTTTGCCATTGAGCATTTTAAGTTGCGGACCACAATCAAGTCCCTTCTCCGCTACTGGTTTACAGCAGTAGGCTGGGCACTTGGCTTAACAGATTTCTTACTGGCTGGAGCTGAGGACAATGGTGGTCAAGACAATGGAAATGTGGAGCAAGGAAGGCAGGATAGACTACAGGCTGCACAACAAGGTGGACAAGACAGGGCCCTAGTGGCTCTTGCAGCTGCAGATGACCAAAACAGTTCCACTCTTGCAGCCGGAACTTCTGCAGAGGAGGATGAGATTGATGAGCAATCTGATTCAGA CAGGTACAGCTTTGTTCTACGGATTGTCCTCTTGCTGGTGGTAGCATGGATGACTCTACTTATGTTCAACTCCACGTTGATAGTTGTTCCAATATCACTTGGGCGTGCACTTTTCAATGCCATTCCTCTTCTGCCAATAACTCATGGCATCAAGTGCAATG ATCTATATGCTTTTGTAATTGGAAGTTACGTCATTTGGACTGCTTTAGCTGGAGCAAGATACTCCATTGAGCAAATTAGAACAAAGAGGGCAACAGTTTTGTTTAGGCAAATCTGGAAGTGGTGCAGCATTGTTCTCAAGAGCTCGGCTCTATTGTCAATATGG ATTTTTGTTATTCCAGTATTGATTGGGCTGCTCTTCGAGCTTTTGGTAATTGTGCCTATGCGGGTGCCTGTAGATGAAAGCCCTGTTTTCCTTCTGTATCAAGATTGGGCATTAGGGCTCATCTTTCTCAAGATATGGACTCGGCTG GTAATGTTGGACCAGATGATGCCGCTGGTGGATGAAAGTTGGAGAATAAAATTCGAAAGGGTGAGAGAAGATGGTTTCTCAAGGCTGCAAGGCCTTTGGGTCCTGCAGGAGATTGTTTTCCCAATAATAATGAAGCTGCTAACAGCCTTGTGTGTACCTTATGTCTTATCAAGAGGAGTATTTCCTGTTCTTGGGTACCCATTAGCAGTAAACTCAGCAGTGTACCGATTTGCATGGCTGGGATGCCTCTGCTTCAGCCTGTTGTGCTTTTGTGGCAAGAGATTTCATGTCTGGTTCACCAACCTTCACAATTCCATTCGTGATGATCGCTATCTCATTGGTCGCAGGCTTCATAACTATGGAGAGTATAaagagaagcagcaaaatgagGCAGGGACTTCCTCAGAAGCACAGATTTCAAATTCTCAGGGCACGGGTTTGATTGGAGAAGTTGATGTAGGAGGAATAAGATTAAGACGTGCTATTCGAGATGAAGCTTAA